Genomic segment of Leifsonia sp. Root1293:
GACGCACTGCGGATGCCGCGCCTGATGAACGTGATGCCCAGCAGGACGAGCCACACGCTCCAGAGCACGTAGCCGATGAAGTTGGCCGCATCCGCGCCGGGCATTCCGAACGGGATGAGATCGCCCGTCAGGATGAGCGCGGCTGATGCGAAGCCGAGCAGGGCGAGCAGCAGGCCGATCGCCCTCGACTGGCGCAGGGCGATGGCGACGAGCACTGTCCAGGCCGCGGTGAAGAGGTAGCCGAGGGTTTCGCCGATGCCCTGGCCAAGGACGGCGTTGAGGCTGATGAACCATGCGGTGATGTCGGTTTGACGGGCGATTGAGGCGCCATCCATCGCCGTCGCGAGGAACGGCACGACCAGCGGCCACCGGAGGAGTCCGATGACCTGGACGATGGCCGCTGCGACTCCGACGACCGCCGCGACGGTACCGACGCGACCCGATGGGAGCTGACGGGAGATGCGCACGGCGATCGGGGCCATCATGGCGGCGCCGGCCGCGAGCACCGCGAAGCCGGCACCGATGACGACAGGATTCGCGCCGAACCGTGCGAGCACCTCTGCGGCAGGTCGCTGCAGGATCTCGGGGTAGTCGAATGTCGTGCCCAGCAGCGCGAACGCCGTGTTAACGACAACGGCGCTGCTGATGAGCAGCAGGCCGGCGATGGTGATCTTCTTCATGAGCGCTTCCTGATTTCTGTACGGCGTCCAGTGATGTGAATGGGCTAAGCCTGCACGGTGTACAGTGATCCTGTCAAGAGGAGATCTTCGTGGTGGACGAGAAGCGACGGCCCGGCCCCGAGCGCGCATTCACCGACGCTCAGGTGGTGACGACCGCACTGAACCTGCTCGACGAGGGTGGAGCGGATGCCGTCTCGATCCGTCGCATCGCTGCACGCATGGGGGTGGCGCCGAACGCCGTGTACACGTACTTCCCCGACAAGGCGGCCCTGTTGCGGGCCGTGGTCGATCGGCTCATCGGCGAGAACGACACGGCGGTGCTCCGATCCGCTGAGCTGCCTTGGCGCGAGCGTCTCCGCGCGGTAGCTCTCGACATCCGTGCCGTCCTGCTGGCTCATCCGGGCTCCGCGGCGCTGCTGATGAGCTCGCCGATCGACGGACCGAACTCCCTCGCCCTCGGCGAGGCGATGCTCGGCCTGCTCGCCGCAGCGGGACTCTCACCGGACGAGGCGGCTCGTGCCTCGTACGCGATCATCGTCTACGTTCTCGGCGCGATCGCCCTCGAGGCGGCGGAGGTCGACCAGACTGCTGCGGTTCCTCCGGAGAAGGAGCGCATCGCGATCAGGCGTCGCGGCTTCGACGCCGTGCCCGCTGAGCATTTCCCGCTGTCCGCCGCCAGCGCCGACGTCATGGCGCGCTACATCGGGACCGAGCAGTTCATCTGGGGCCTCGACCGGCTTCTGGACGGCCTCGAGGGATTCGCGACCCGTTCCTGAGCACTGGGTCGGCGTCGGCCATCCGCTCGCCAGTTGTGGTCGTGTGCCGGAGCGCCGGGCGACCACAACTAGCGAGCGGGCGCCGGTCGGGCGGCCACAACTGGCGAGCGGGCGCCGGCCGGGCGACCACAACTGGCGAGCCGGCGGCGGGAGTGCGCAGCCGCCCTTACGCGAACAGGCGCTGCAGGCGCTGAACGCCCTCGAGTAACGGCTCGTCTCCCAGGGCGTAGCTGAGCCGGAGGAATCCGCTCGGACCGAAGGCCTCTCCGGGAACGACGGCCACTTCGGCCTTCTCGAGGATGAGGTCGGCGAGCTCGAGCGAGGTCGTCGGCGTGACGCCGTCCCACTCGCGGCCGAGCAGACCGCTCACGTCGGGGTAGACGTAGAAGGCGCCCTCGGGGGTCGGCGTGTGCATGCCGGGGATCTTGTTGAGCTCGGCGACGATCGTCTTGCGCCGGCGATCGAAGGCCTGGCGCATGACCTCGACCGTGTCCTGCGGGCCGGTGAGGGCCGCGATCGCCGCGCGCTGCGAGATGTTCGACACGTTGCTCGAGAGGTGCGACTGGAGGTTGGCGGCTCCCTTGATGGCGTCGGCCGGGCCGACCATCCATCCCACTCGCCATCCGGTCATGGCATAGGTCTTGGCGACGCCGTTCACGAGGATGGTGCGGTCGGCGAGAGCCGGAACCGCCTCGACGATCGACACCGCCTTCACGCCGTCGTAGACCAGGTTCTGGTAGATCTCGTCGGTGATCACCCAGAGGCCGTTGGCCTCTGCCCACTCACCGATCGCCTTCGTCTGCTCGGGGGAGTAGACCGCACCGGTGGGGTTGGATGGCGACACGAAGAGCAGGGCCTTGGTGCGATCGGTGCGCGCAGCCTCGAGCTGGTCGACCGTCACGAGGTATCCCTGCTCGCTGCCGGCGAAGACGTCGACCTGCACGCCGTCGGCGAGCTTGATGGCCTCGGGGTACGTGGTCCAGTACGGCGTGGGAACGAGCACCTCGTCGCCCGGGTCGAGCAGCGTCTGGAACGCCTGGTACACCGCCTGCTTGCCGCCGTTGGTCACGATGACCTGGCTCGGCGACACCTCCAGCCCCGAGTCGCGCAGGGTCTTCGCGGCCACGGCCTCACGCAGCTCGGGAAGCCCGGCGGCCGGCGTGTAGCGGTAGTTCTTGGGGTCGTGCACGGCGGCGAGGGCCGCCTCGACGATGTGCGCAGGCGTGGCGAAGTCGGGCTCGCCCGCCGCGTAGCTGATCACCGGACGCCCGGCGGCCTGGAGGGCCTTCGCCTTCGCATCCACTTTGAGGGTCGCCGATTCGGCGATCGCGGAGATTTTCGAGGAGATTCGACGCAGTTCGGCCACGGTCCAATCCTAGCCACGGGCCTCGGCCCTGGCGCCGGATGCCGCCGATCAGAAGGTCTGCGTATGGCCCCGTCGGCAGGACAGAGCGTGCGGGGCATGACCATCGTGGGTCGGCCCGAGCGCGATCGATCTCTGGAACCCGTCACTCGCTCCCGCGCCGTCGGTCACGGCGTCACACCGGGGTTCCACGGTTCCACCCCGGCTTCTGCAACAGGAGCTCGTCGTGCTCGTGCCGCCGGCACTCCTCGACGAACGGCAGGGCCGAGACCGGCGCGGCGAGGAATCGCGCGTACTGGTCGTCGGTCAGCTCGTAGTACTCCTCGTAGTCGACCACGCCATTGCTCACGGGGAAGGAGACGTAGGGGCGCCCGGAATCAGCGTCGACGCCCAGGGAGAAGTGGTCGGCGCGGGAGACGTACTCATCGTTGGGCTTCATCTGGCATCCTTCGGTCCGCCGATAGTGGAAGTGCTGTAGTCGCCGGGGCCGAGGTCGCCGGCGTCGATCACGGCCTCGGAGAAGCCGCCGGGAAGCTTGCCGCCGGGAACCCACTGCGGGTTCGCCCCTGCCTCGTTCCCAGACGGCATCCGCAGTCCGTCGCCGGGTGTCGGCGGAATGTCCACGCGAACAGCACCGTTGTCGAAGAAACCCTCCGGCAGGCCGAGCGCCTGCTCCATCGCCCGCGGATTCCCATTGGTCTGGCGCACGAGTTCGTCGACCTCGCTCTTCGGCATGACGAATGCCGTGCCGTCGCGCTGGGCGATGCCGTACTTGTCGAGGTTCGACTGCGTCATGAACCGGGTCCCTCCGTCCTCGAACTGATCGAGGTGCTGCCGGATGTACTCGGGAGGGAGGTAGGTCTCGGGGTCGGGGCGTGTGCCCTTGTCCATCGAGATGATCTCG
This window contains:
- a CDS encoding DUF4386 family protein, with translation MKKITIAGLLLISSAVVVNTAFALLGTTFDYPEILQRPAAEVLARFGANPVVIGAGFAVLAAGAAMMAPIAVRISRQLPSGRVGTVAAVVGVAAAIVQVIGLLRWPLVVPFLATAMDGASIARQTDITAWFISLNAVLGQGIGETLGYLFTAAWTVLVAIALRQSRAIGLLLALLGFASAALILTGDLIPFGMPGADAANFIGYVLWSVWLVLLGITFIRRGIRSASAAPGTQPTPTLAS
- a CDS encoding TetR/AcrR family transcriptional regulator — its product is MVDEKRRPGPERAFTDAQVVTTALNLLDEGGADAVSIRRIAARMGVAPNAVYTYFPDKAALLRAVVDRLIGENDTAVLRSAELPWRERLRAVALDIRAVLLAHPGSAALLMSSPIDGPNSLALGEAMLGLLAAAGLSPDEAARASYAIIVYVLGAIALEAAEVDQTAAVPPEKERIAIRRRGFDAVPAEHFPLSAASADVMARYIGTEQFIWGLDRLLDGLEGFATRS
- a CDS encoding pyridoxal phosphate-dependent aminotransferase is translated as MAELRRISSKISAIAESATLKVDAKAKALQAAGRPVISYAAGEPDFATPAHIVEAALAAVHDPKNYRYTPAAGLPELREAVAAKTLRDSGLEVSPSQVIVTNGGKQAVYQAFQTLLDPGDEVLVPTPYWTTYPEAIKLADGVQVDVFAGSEQGYLVTVDQLEAARTDRTKALLFVSPSNPTGAVYSPEQTKAIGEWAEANGLWVITDEIYQNLVYDGVKAVSIVEAVPALADRTILVNGVAKTYAMTGWRVGWMVGPADAIKGAANLQSHLSSNVSNISQRAAIAALTGPQDTVEVMRQAFDRRRKTIVAELNKIPGMHTPTPEGAFYVYPDVSGLLGREWDGVTPTTSLELADLILEKAEVAVVPGEAFGPSGFLRLSYALGDEPLLEGVQRLQRLFA